One Fundulus heteroclitus isolate FHET01 chromosome 1, MU-UCD_Fhet_4.1, whole genome shotgun sequence genomic window carries:
- the LOC105928571 gene encoding uncharacterized protein LOC105928571, with protein MKRRPRTAMGAANSVVSTATSSDEAVAPLHPDILEEVFLHLPGHVVVSVCRLVCRQWKDVTDSESLWIERCRREGYHLRDPSKVPSNWMLFYFLCKKRRNLLKNPRGEDNFRGWKILENNGDKWKIEGPMVPHPNAAVQKNFVTSYGMCTKEQVIHLENEGYSPSFMDEFQPHIRISDWYAPRWDCGSIYMISVQLLNHKKKILHEFNPELISFPQWNDQQWNQMIHVFKNYGPGVRYVRFVHGGKDTQFWAGWYGIRVTDSCVEVCPALDTYDGQRRPKAARMGKAYSSDLLVQRTSPSSTSGWDSAELVTAVKLDRLGAFVKLKLYLLQVDDHIPLDILEEIFLNLPAHLVVCVCRLVCRQWKDVADSDSFWRERCRREGYHARESAKGPSNWRLFYFMCKKRRNLIKNPRGEEEFHGWRIIRNGGDGWRVEKPMAPHPNTDVQTNFVTSFSMCTKSQLIDLEKEGYSQAFMDEFQPHIRISDWYAPRCDCDYNISVKLLRVNKDVVQEFSPDTIRLPERENDRWKQMIHVFKDYGPGVRYVYFEHGGKDRVFWAGWYGIRLTETCVELCPALDT; from the exons ATGAAGAGAAGACCCAGAACCGCCATGGGGGCCGCGAACAGCGTCGTTTCAACTGCGACGAGCTCGGATGAAGCG GTCGCTCCTCTACATCCAGACATCTTGGAGGAAGTCTTCCTACATCTGCCCGGCCATGTTGTGGTTTCTGTGTGCCGGTTAGTGTGCCGTCAGTGGAAAGATGTGACCGACAGCGAGTCTCTCTGGATAGAAAGATGCCGAAGAGAGGGATATCATCTCCGTGATCCCTCCAAAGTACCCAGCAACTGGATGCTGTTTTACTTCTTGTGCAAGAAAAGGAGAAATCTCCTAAAGAATCCACGAGGAGAAG ATAATTTTCGGGGTTggaaaatattggaaaataatgGTGATAAGTGGAAGATAGAGGGGCCTATGGTGCCACATCCAAATGCAGCAGTCCAGAAAAACTTTGTAACCTCCTATGG AATGTGCACAAAAGAACAGGTGATTCATTTGGAGAACGAAGGTTACAGCCCGTCGTTCATGGATGAGTTCCAGCCACACATCAGAATATCTGACTG GTATGCACCACGATGGGATTGTGGAAGTATCTATATGATTTCTGTTCAGCTGCTAAATCACAAGAAGAAAATTCTCCATGAATTTAATCCCGAGTTGATTTCCTTTCCTCAGTGGAACGATCAGCAGTGGAATCAG atgaTCCACGTGTTTAAGAACTATGGACCAGGAGTGAGATATGTGCGTTTTGTTCATGGTGGTAAAGACACACAGTTCTGGGCTGGGTGGTACGGCATTCGTGTAACAGACAGCTGTGTTGAAGTATGTCCAGCGTTGGATACCTA TGATGGACAG AGGAGACCCAAAGCTGCAAGAATGGGTAAAGCGTACAGCTCCGATCTGCTGGTCCAACGGACTTCCCCTTCATCCACTTCGGGGTGGGATTCAGCCGAACTT GTGACTGCTGTGAAGTTGGACAGATTAGGAGCCTTTGTCAAACTGAAACTCTACCTCCTGCAGGTGGATGAT CATATTCCGCTGGACATCCTGGAGGAAATCTTCCTGAATCTGCCCGCCCACCTGGTGGTTTGTGTGTGCCGGTTAGTTTGCCGTCAGTGGAAAGATGTGGCAGACAGTGACTCTTTCTGGAGAGAAAGGTGCAGAAGAGAGGGGTATCACGCCCGTGAGTCGGCCAAAGGACCGAGCAACTGGAGGTTGTTTTACTTCATGTGCAAGAAGAGGagaaatctaataaaaaatCCAAGAGGAGAAG AAGAATTTCATGGTTGGAGGATAATAAGGAATGGTGGTGATGGGTGGAGAGTAGAGAAACCTATGGCACCACACCCAAATACAGACGTACAAACAAACTTTGTGACTTCCTTCAG CATGTGCACAAAGTCGCAGCTGATTGACTTGGAGAAGGAGGGGTACAGCCAGGCTTTCATGGATGAGTTTCAGCCTCACATCAGGATATCTGACTG GTACGCACCGCGATGCGACTGTGACTACAACATATCTGTGAAACTACTGCGTGTAAACAAGGACGTGGTTCAGGAATTCTCTCCCGATACTATTCGCTTACCTGAGCGGGAGAACGATAGGTGGAAACAG aTGATCCACGTGTTTAAGGATTATGGACCTGGGGTGAGATATGTCTATTTTGAGCACGGCGGTAAAGATCGCGTGTTCTGGGCAGGATGGTACGGCATTCGCCTAACAGAAACATGCGTGGAATTGTGTCCAGCATTGGACACATAG
- the LOC110368726 gene encoding F-box only protein 44 → MKRTEMDQTKSPNMTKKHRAVEPLPPTETQVSLPSLNSDILEEIFLNIPPNMVVCVCRLVCHEWKEVADRQSFWREKCRRVGYSLGEIYKSPDNWRMFYFLLKKKRNLIENPRGEEGLSRWIIRLNGGDGWRVEPIMEKHPDMTVQKNFVTSFYMCEKYQIIDLKNKGYNSSIMDTFQPDIRISEWFASRFDCGCKYNIRVELLNERMEYIQVFAPRTVNVHWRSFRHWNQMTHIFQNYGPGVRYIRFIHGGIDTRYWKGWFGVRLTDCCVEICPPMHSIVGTGFGRTAKDESRNVKSRACTIS, encoded by the exons ATGAAAAGAACAGAGATGGATCAAACTAAGAGCCCCAACATGACCAAGAAACACCGAGCTGTGGAACCACTTCCCCCCACTGAGACACAagtttctcttccctctctcaACTCGGAC ATCCTGGAAGAGATCTTCCTAAATATTCCTCCCAATATGGTGGTTTGTGTTTGCCGATTAGTATGCCACGAGTGGAAAGAAGTAGCTGACAGACAATCTTTCTGGAGAGAAAAATGCAGGAGGGTAGGATATTCTCTTGGTGAAATCTACAAAAGCCCTGATAACTGGAGGATGTTTTACTTCTTGCTcaagaagaaaagaaatctTATTGAAAATCCAAGAGGAGAAG AAGGACTTAGCAGATGGATCATCCGGCTGAACGGAGGTGATGGCTGGAGAGTTGAGCCAATCATGGAGAAGCATCCTGACATGACAGTCCAGAAAAACTTTGTCACTTCTTTTTA TATGTGTGAGAAGTACCAAATAATTGATTTGAAGAACAAGGGCTACAATTCATCTATAATGGACACATTCCAACCAGACATCAGAATATCTGAATG GTTTGCTTCTCGCTTTGACTGTGGCTGTAAGTACAACATCCGTGTGGAACTGCTTAATGAAAGAATGGAGTATATTCAAGTGTTTGCCCCTAGAACTGTTAATGTCCATTGGAGGTCCTTTCGTCACTGGAATCAG ATGACCCATATATTTCAAAACTATGGCCCTGGAGTGAGATACATTCGATTTATTCACGGGGGCATAGATACAAGATACTGGAAAGGGTGGTTCGGTGTTCGCCTCACCGATTGCTGTGTTGAGATTTGTCCACCAATGCACAGCATCGTTGGTACAGGCTTTGGAAGAACAGCAAAGGATGAATCAAGAAACGTCAAATCACGTGCATGCACCATTTCCTGA